In a genomic window of Verrucomicrobiota bacterium:
- a CDS encoding ABC transporter ATP-binding protein, which produces MDIHQGDFWCLLGPNGEGKTTLLKAILGAIRPKGGKFTLRADFANRTRIGLVPQESEINTKVSTTVEELVLTGVVGLSLDVSTRTARLKHVLELMGLSLLRRRDFWTLSGGQRQRALVARALIRDPLLLIVDEPTAGLDWAAATGLLETISDLSRNKGITVLFVTHDLNIAAQRASHVAFIRQGRVIAGRLGETFNPENLKAAFGVPIELVRDRQGVCSVRVATPTQEGG; this is translated from the coding sequence ATGGACATTCACCAGGGTGATTTCTGGTGTTTGCTGGGGCCAAACGGGGAGGGCAAGACCACGCTGTTGAAGGCGATCCTGGGAGCCATCCGTCCGAAAGGGGGCAAGTTCACGCTCAGAGCGGATTTCGCGAATCGTACGCGCATCGGACTCGTGCCCCAGGAGTCCGAAATCAACACCAAAGTCTCCACCACGGTCGAAGAGCTCGTTTTGACGGGAGTGGTGGGATTGTCGTTGGATGTCTCGACCCGAACGGCCCGGCTGAAGCACGTCCTGGAGTTGATGGGGTTGAGTTTGTTGCGGAGGAGGGATTTCTGGACGCTTTCCGGCGGCCAGCGTCAGCGGGCGTTGGTGGCGCGGGCGCTCATCCGGGATCCTTTGCTGTTGATTGTGGACGAGCCGACGGCGGGACTGGACTGGGCGGCGGCCACCGGATTGCTCGAAACCATCTCCGACTTGAGCCGGAACAAGGGCATCACGGTCTTGTTCGTGACGCACGACTTGAACATTGCGGCGCAACGCGCGAGCCACGTGGCGTTCATCCGCCAAGGTCGCGTGATCGCGGGCCGACTGGGGGAGACGTTCAATCCTGAGAATTTAAAGGCGGCGTTTGGAGTTCCGATCGAATTGGTTCGTGACCGCCAGGGCGTGTGTTCGGTCAGGGTGGCGACTCCCACGCAGGAGGGTGGATGA
- a CDS encoding metal ABC transporter permease: MISAFLNSWPLFQEAYLAALSCGVLLGVLGVWVVARDELFLAAAVAQASVLGLALALTFEWPSSEIPAIGLSVAVAWAAGKKVSRGGLGRDEVTAWAFLLGSSLAVLVLARSPLGMKNVQSVLSSSILGASPFEAGMFGLLAAGALAMVRIQRERFVLILLDPVMASAVGLSVGAWSMAISTTLGLASGMAIRSTGLLFTFGCLVLPALVAKNLCREVRPMFWVAPLVASSAVIIGLVLAHHFDFPPGQLVVAVLAALLVAAWVWRELRTRMEA, from the coding sequence ATGATCAGCGCGTTCTTAAATTCCTGGCCGCTGTTTCAAGAAGCCTATCTTGCCGCGCTAAGCTGCGGGGTTTTGCTTGGAGTGTTAGGGGTTTGGGTGGTGGCGCGGGACGAGTTGTTTCTGGCCGCAGCCGTGGCCCAAGCGTCCGTCCTAGGCCTGGCCCTGGCCTTGACCTTCGAATGGCCCAGTTCCGAGATTCCGGCCATCGGGCTTTCCGTGGCGGTTGCTTGGGCGGCGGGCAAAAAGGTTTCGAGAGGAGGATTGGGACGCGATGAAGTCACGGCCTGGGCTTTTCTGCTCGGTTCCAGTCTGGCGGTTCTGGTTCTGGCCCGGTCGCCGTTAGGCATGAAGAACGTCCAATCGGTTCTGAGTTCCTCCATTCTCGGCGCGAGCCCATTCGAAGCCGGAATGTTTGGCCTGCTCGCAGCCGGGGCGTTGGCGATGGTCCGGATCCAGCGCGAACGGTTCGTCCTCATCTTGCTTGATCCGGTGATGGCGTCCGCCGTTGGCTTGAGCGTGGGGGCCTGGTCGATGGCCATCTCAACGACGCTCGGGCTGGCCTCTGGAATGGCGATCCGGTCCACCGGCCTGCTCTTCACCTTTGGCTGCCTGGTGTTGCCGGCGCTGGTGGCCAAGAATCTGTGCCGGGAGGTGCGTCCGATGTTTTGGGTCGCACCCCTGGTCGCGAGTTCGGCGGTGATCATCGGGCTGGTGCTCGCTCACCATTTCGATTTTCCCCCCGGTCAGTTGGTCGTGGCCGTGCTGGCCGCACTGCTGGTCGCGGCGTGGGTGTGGAGGGAGTTGCGGACGCGCATGGAGGCGTGA